One region of Plasmodium gaboni strain SY75 chromosome 6, whole genome shotgun sequence genomic DNA includes:
- a CDS encoding putative MYND finger protein (part of same gene as PGSY75_0607100B~gap found within coding sequence), which produces MNISDIEFLNYVTNIKNMDMLQLFSKDWMTYHEHIVYINIYLHNHKDIIDITQDERMNVILKRFEIILRDLIKIYFIRFLYFEKKEENISIINKNEKVQSENIMDEDTLNHIRISSYILMYHELSLLNIIEFILYSDYVYDHIETYMINIISYVYSNLISFLGTKSEQYFVKPISEMFINEMVLEEEDNTYNVDKLKIYLNIINILRNITDKIHLLNNTVVNKIVDYDMLLILIPLIEKKPWRHQNYVFEKNEWIRTDDHTLCSVEKQLWLILYTLILSDSCQQKYEMTNYRRNNILK; this is translated from the exons ATGAATATTAGCGATATAGAATTCTTGAATTATGTGActaatataaaaaatatggataTGCTACAACTGTTCTCAAAGga TTGGATGACATATCACGAACATATAgtttatattaatatatatctacaTAACCATAAGGATATTATAGATATTACACAAGATGAACGAATGAATGTTATTTTGAAAAGG TTTGAAATTATCCTGAGagatttaataaaaatttatttcattcgctttctatattttgaaaagaaagaagaaaatatttctataattaataaaaatgagAAAGTACAATCTGAAAATATAATGGATGAAGATACATTGAATCATATTCGTATATCTAGTTATATATTG ATGTATCATGAATTGTCTCTTTTGAACATAATCGAATTTATCTTATATTCTGATTACGTTTATGATCATATAGAGACTTACATGATAAACATCATATCATACGTATATTCGAATTTAATATCATTCCTAGGAAC GAAATCAGAGCAATATTTTGTGAAACCCATAAGCGAAATGTTCATAAATGAg ATGGTATTAGAAGAAGAAGATAATACATACAATGTTGACAAgctaaaaatatatctcaatataataaatatacttCGAAATATTACTGATAAAATTCACCTTTTGAATAATACTGttgtaaataaaatagTTGATTACG acatgctattaattttaatcccacttattgaaaaaaaacCATGGAGACATCAAAATTATGTGTTCGAAAAAAATGA ATGGATAAGAACTGATGATCATACATTATGTAGTGTTGAAAAACAA CTATGGctaatattatatactCTCATATTAAGCGATTCATGCCAACaaaa ATATGAAATGACTAATTATAGAAGGAACAATATTCTGAAG
- a CDS encoding putative MYND finger protein (part of same gene as PGSY75_0607100A~gap found within coding sequence) — HMYEQLPPIKSLHTFIEHLYISTSIFPDKKNSYLMIDVVPEIFDEIKNDVLKNKKDIMSLFNNIRIKKELLKNISEVYLSIYEFDQENKRNKNKSSEKEEHQKIINQEKEKINETEKKQNDVECYLCNNCKGLAELQCSQCKKTYYCSKECQMKDWINHRDVCSNNL, encoded by the exons ACATATGTATGAGCAACTTCCCCCCATTAAATCTCTTCATACATTTATAGAA catttatatatatccacAAGCATTTTTCctgataaaaaaaattccTACCTTATGATCGACGTg GTCCCAGAAATCTTtgatgaaataaaaaatgacgtattgaaaaacaaaaaagaTATCATGTCATTATTcaataatataagaattaaaaaagaacttttaaaaaacatTTCGGAGGTTTATCTATCCATATACGAATTCGATCAAGAAAATAAAC gaaataaaaataaatctaGTGAAAAGGAAGAACatcaaaaaattattaatcaagaaaaagaaaaaataaatgagacagaaaaaaaacaaaatgatgTAGAATGTTACCTGTGTAATAATTGTAAAGGATTG GCTGAATTACAATGCTCACAGTGTAAAAAAACCTATTACTGCTCAAAGGAATGTCAG ATGAAAGACTGGATTAATCACAGAGATGTTTGTTCAAACAACTtatga
- a CDS encoding uroporphyrinogen III decarboxylase, translating into MLKILVTALLFYIFTLNILCFINLKRGLFNILKTETLVNMNENDEIYSRPENLKYEKFGRPQNDLILNVIENKDGKKKFKKIPLWFMRQAGRYLPEYIEIRKKYDFFEICKSPDLSSYVSIMPYNRFKTDMIVIFSDILIIFVAMGIDIKFVENVGPVFNMEIYDMNDFNKLNLNVKEIIDNLYYVYDSINLTKKKINNEVPILGFCGSPFTLFMYLTRNNKKTYEDSFKFIYENPNDTHKIINKLSDICINHLINQIDSGANIIQIFDSNAELVDKHIFNQYSIKYLKKVIEIIKKYRPNIYIILFIKNNFHNNIKNLPIDVLSITHKQLIDNTDQFYFNLFQNNIILQGALDPYILLLTDHNLVHQHTINMLNNITFKNKYIANLGHGILPTTKIKNVNVFIDTIRNNTWS; encoded by the exons ATGCTTAAAATTTTGGTAACAGCCCTtttattctatatattcACACTTAAcattttatgttttataaatttaaaaagagGTCTATTCAATATCTTAAAAACAGAAACACTTGTGAATATGAATGAGAATGatgaaatatattctaGGCCCGAAAATTTGAAATACGAAa AATTCGGAAGACCTCAAAATGATTTAATCCTAAATGTTATAGAAAACAAAGACGGCAAAAAGAAATTTAAGAAGATCCCTTTGTGGTTTATGAGACAAGCTGGGAGATATCTACCAGAATATATTGAAATACGTAAGAAGTATgatttttttgaaatatgTAAGAGTCCAGATTTATCATCATATGTATCTATTATGCCATATAATAGATTCAAGACAGATATGATAGTAATATTTTCAGATATcttaataatttttgttGCAATGGGTatagatataaaatttGTAGAGAATGTGGGTCCTGTTTTTAATATGGAAATTTATGATATGAATGATTTTAATAAACTCAATTTGAATgtaaaagaaattatagataatttatattatgtatatgaTTCCATAAatttaacaaaaaaaaaaataaacaatgAGGTACCTATTCTAGGTTTTTGTGGTTCACCatttacattatttatgtatttaacaaggaataataaaaaaacatatgAAGATAgttttaaatttatatatgaaaatcCAAACGATACgcataaaattataaataaattaagtgacatatgtattaatcatttaataaatcaaatTGATAGTGGAGcaaatattattcaaatatttGATAGTAATGCTGAATTAGTAgataaacatatttttaacCAATATAGTATTAAATATCTTAAAAAAGttatagaaataataaaaaaatatagaccaaatatatatattatattatttataaaaaataattttcataataatattaaaaatcTACCTATAGATGTATTATCTATTACACATAAACAATTAATAGATAATACAGAccaattttattttaatttatttcaaaacaatattattttacaAGGAGCACTAGATCCATATATACTATTATTAACAGATCATAACTTGGTTCACCAACATACtataaatatgttaaataatataacttttaaaaataaatatatagcCAATCTAGGTCATGGCATACTTCCAACCACAAAAATCAAAAACGTAAACGTTTTTATTGATACTATACGTAATAATACATGgtcataa
- a CDS encoding putative G-protein associated signal transduction protein: protein MKFAEKLKHMKVKSWEHKYIDYKFLKKIIKRKCNPDIISLYERIDKNNLDVKEVCSLINSEYKYPPNHKEKKKKSDIECVDIDYDYLFFYILEEYINMVKEHYVNECSFLTEKLNEIKYFLESDKINLKEIEMSKTKCLHIYNSFDILNNYLNINVLSVYKILKKKNKKEKLTTSLDLYQKYCNNLHQISKEEQLNEKIKSTYLLVQKKRGDNCEKLDFLNFKIYIKSKIEKIGQYKGTLYILCGILITLIINTIILLYININNINMNVILSVLPVYRLLYVLNFFFLFIFGSFLFMQFYGVNFTYILDLNKIIIDEYYYLINYVILIIFLTTLSLLIFLLDVLFQIHIFSNIVFHVFVLFILLFCTTIFPFNFYKYKENNFVFSSLLRVLLSGLFLVNNVNLLDNIIGDILTSLSKTFSDVQYLLCFLLKGMKTKEPAKCPILETYINPIFLALPFYLRLCQCLIRFNNEREKVHIYNMLKYLSGIFIVICTSFNWSYFGFDIYTSKLILVCSYVIGSTYMYIWDLYCDWGLLKEYNHLLRKNNNIMYPPHYYYFAGLLNLIFRLTWAITIMPINIFENKEINSFLITFFLMFIEVLRRSIWMCFRLENEHVTNASRYRAILWVPRLTKKKKF from the exons atGAAGTTCGCTGAGAAGTTAAAACACATGAAAGTAAAATCCTGGGAACATAAATACATAGACTacaaatttttaaaaaagataataaaaagaaaatgtaATCCTGATATTATTAGTTTATATGAAAGAATTGATAAGAATAATCTAGATGTTAAAGAAGTGTGTTCATTAATTAATTCGGAATATAAATATCCACCAAACCATAAGgagaaaaagaaaaaatcAGATATAGAATGTGTAGATATAgattatgattatttatttttttatattttagaagaatatattaatatggTTAAAGAACATTATGTTAATGAATGTTCTTTTTTGAcagaaaaattaaatgaaataaaatattttttagaaagtgataaaattaatcttaaagaaatagaaatgtcaaaaacaaaatgtttacatatatataattcgtttgatatattaaataattatttaaatataaatgtattatcTGTCTATAAAATActtaagaaaaaaaacaaaaaagaaaaactTACAACATCTTTGGACCTTTATCAGAAGTATTGTAATAATTTACATCAAATAAGCAAAGAGGAACAGCTTAAc gaaaaaataaaatcaaCTTATTTGTTAGTTCAAAAGAAAAGAGGTGATAATTGTGAGAAATTAGATTTcttaaattttaaaatatatattaaaagtaaaatagaaaaaatagGACAGTATAAAGGAACCCTTTATATCTTATGTGGAATATTGATAACTcttattataaatacaataattttgttatatataaatataaataatataaacatgAATGTTATTTTGTCTGTCCTACCTGTATACAGACTATTATATgttttgaatttttttttcctctTCATATTTGGATCCTTTCTGTTCATGCAGTTTTATGGTGTTAATTTTAC atACATTTTagatttaaataaaataattattgACGAATATTACTACTTGATAAATTACGTAATTTTGATTATATTTCTGACCActttatcattattaatatttttgcTGGATGTTTTATTTCAgatacatattttttcaaaCATTGTTTTTCATGTTTTTGTgctttttatattattattttgtacaaccatttttccttttaatttttataaatataaggAGAACAATTTTGTTTTCTCATCCTTATTGAGAGTATTACTAAGCGG tTTATTTTTAGTAAATAATGTGAACCTTCTTGATAACATTATTGGAGATATTTTAACCAGTTTGTCTAAAACATTTTCAGATGTTCAATACTTATTATGTTTCTTATT AAAAGGAATGAAAACAAAGGAACCAGCAAAATGTCcaa TACTGGAGACTTATATTAATCCTATATTTTTAGCCTTACCCTTTTATTTGAGATTATGTCAGTGTCTTATCAG ATTTAATAATGAAAGGGAAAAGGTgcatatttataatatgttgAAATATTTGTCTGGAATATTTATAGTTATATGTACATCCTTCAACTg GTCATATTTCGgttttgatatatatacaaGTAAATTAATCTTAGTTTGTTCCTATGTTATTGGATCAAcgtatatgtatatatggGACTTATATTGTGATTGGGgattattaaaagaatataatcATTTGTTAAG gaagaataataatataatgtaCCCACctcattattattacttcGCAGGACTTTTAAATTTA aTCTTCAGATTGACATGGGCTATTACGATTATGCCAATTAATATCTTTGAAAATAAG GAAATTAATTCCTTTTTAATAACTTTTTTCTTGATGTTCATTGAAGTCCTAAGACGATCAATA tGGATGTGCTTTAGACTTGAAAATGAACATGTTACCAATGCGTCCAGATACAGGGCCATATTATGG GTACCAAGATTGACAAAGAAGAAAAAGTTTTAA
- a CDS encoding putative RING zinc finger protein, protein MNIDIEDEISNGNYVEINNTEVVIFRYFTMVLYVLLFFCILSFILMCVYYFRTPCEACDVFNRILVIAILIKSIAHLKITIIRIKLRHEIENDERLKNIMISLIKLFNFLTFFLSLLSLYLLHFYKNICTTNTISLKIIRIYYYFTITLYFIPLLFYISLGLFLSIIICIMINFSVDETDRIPTPEYIIKKLKIMRYEDINYIHKKRNKNGSTGVKTFIKKPSFELIIDKVKSVIIDKDNTQKNKQKKIIKSKEDKKKKKKEQKYLKEKELNAIINSNIGDENIQDMLKPLNSLPSEDNKKKNNLEKEIDHAAYENIKIYDDQNNDNNDDIIISSDKDMSNESQDDTNNYSDHDNQIYNQNDDVCSICMMNYINKDDVMIMPCDKRHFFHVNCLTKWLYKSQVCPICRTNIVNCINSKNEIV, encoded by the exons atgaatatagATATAGAGGATGAGATTAGTAATG GTAATTATGTTGAAATTAATAACACCGAAGTTGTAATTTTTAGATATTTCACAATGGTcttatatgttttattatttttttgtatcTTATCGTTTATCCTGATGTGTGTATACTACTTTCGAACCCCTTGTGAAGCATGTGATGTTTTTAATAGGATCCTTGTTATAGccattttaataaaaagCATAGCTCATTTAAAGATTACTATAATAAGGATAAAGCTTCGACATGAAATTGAAAATGATGAAagattaaaaaatattatgatttctttaataaagttatttaattttttaactttttttttatcattattatcattatatttacttcacttttataaaaatatatgtactACTAATACAATatctttaaaaataatcagaatatattattattttacaatcactctatattttatacctctattattttatatatcattagggttatttttatctattattatttgtattatgATAAATTTCTCAGTAGATGAAACTGATAGAATTCCTACACctgaatatattataaagaaattaaaaattatgagatatgaagatataaattatatacataaaaaacGAAATAAAAATGGTAGCACAGGTGTCAAAACTTTTATTAAGAAACCATCCTTTGAATTAATCATAGACAAAGTAAAAAGTGTTATAATAGATAAGGATAatacacaaaaaaataaacaaaagaaaattataaaaagtaaagaggacaaaaaaaaaaaaaaaaaagaacaaaaatatttaaaagaaaaagaattaaatgCTATTATTAATTCAAATATAGGAGATGAAAATATACAAGATATGTTAAAGCCATTAAATTCTTTACCTTctgaagataataaaaaaaaaaataaccttgaaaaagaaatagaTCATGCTGCATATGAAAACATTAAAATTTATGATGACcaaaataatgataacaatgatgatattattattagtaGTGATAAAGATATGTCAAATGAAAGTCAAGATGatacaaataattataGTGACCATGAtaatcaaatatataatcaaaatGATGATGTCTGCTCTATATGTATGatgaattatattaataagGATGATGTTATGATCATGCCATGTGATAAAAGACACTTTTTTCATGTCAACTGTTTAACTAAATGGTTGTATAAAAGTCAGGTATGTCCTATATGTAGAACTAATATTGTCAATTGTATTAATtcaaaaaatgaaatagtataa